CACTCCCcgctggggcttttcagggccaatgaaagaaacaactgaaatgaatTGCATACTTGGTTTACATCAGTATTACAGTAAATCACTGACCTTCTACACGTGGTATAGAAGCTTGAATGCTAGTTATGTCTAatctaagcttctcgtctggaaaatggaaagcagaaggacaaaattaaattgaactTCATTGGCACAGATGTGTTTCAAGACATCTTAATCCATTTGATGACATGAAACTGGAGACTGAGCACAAGATTAACAATAAGTAATTTAAGAATTACTGTCATGATTACAACTACTTATGTCACAATTACCTGCACTGAATGTACCTACTACAAAGTCAGTTTGCATACTTATATCATAACAGTCTTCAGCACTGTTCTCTAATTCAGTTTTTGTGATGTTGAAATaatcataaataattattattgccatAGTGATGAAAATGACAGTAATGACAGTCATGACATCATACCATTATATCTAGGGGACTGTTCCATAAGTGACTTCATGCAATATCAGCATCCTTGATGATAGTGATAACAACAGCTATTACAAATTTTTTACACTGCTAGTCATAACTCGTGTCATTGACCCACCATTTAGAACTACTGTGATTGCCTGTTCTGTTCCTTGGTTCATGAGACTTTCTTCAGGTAAAATCTCCTGAATAGAACTGacctaacaaaagaaaaaagcaaacaaacaacacacttcattccttttctttcttttttttttgcttatttttacAAAAAGGCTCTAATGCAGTCCCATGTTTCAGTAAGGGATTTACTTTAAAACTAGTTTACTTTACTCAACTATAGGGATGAGTGTCATGCTCTAAGCCACTccttcatgttcttctgtacATGTTTTACCCCACATTTACCAGTCAAACATCACAGAAGGGAGGTTACTTCTGGCTCCACCGCGACACCACTTAATGACTAATGACCCTCGTCATTCAAAGATTGGATAGCACTGCCACCGGGAATAAATCATTGTCCACTGGATTCTTTgtattctttttatttttatttccctttCACTTCCTTTATCCACTGGGATAGCTTGATTAATTTTCACAGCACTCATTCAATGGACAGTAATTTATCCCAACCTTTAAAAAACTAAATTGAAAGACTGTACAACATCTATGTGCTAATACAATGTTcataaaaaacaataaaaatacagatatcattatcattattagaattattattattattattattattattattattattatcattattataattatcattttacCTCAGtgttattgaaaaaaacaatatagCTTTCCAGCTGCTTGTCCAGCTTCTCTTCCAATAGTTTCTTCACATCATTGGCAGAGAATGCTGCATTACACTGTACTTGTGTAGTGATACTCCCATGGGAGCCTCGATTAGTTTCCATTGCACTACCAATTTTGAATATTCCAATGAATAAAACACCTGTATAAACAGATACAGTATAatcaaaatgacaaacaaaaagaactcCAATGCAtaaatcttttcatttttgaatttCCTAAGGGTAAACTTTTGGTTTTGAGTGGGAACTTAGGGCActtaccattaattttgtcagaaCTAACTGACCACATCAGCCTGTCTGCATATCTAACAAGTGAGTTCTGCCTAACTGGGAGAGCTGCTAATGATCAAACTCTTCATCCTCGAAGAGTAAAGTCAGCTCCCAGTACATTATATTTGAGGAGTGACCAATCCAAAATTCAAATGGTAAGCCCCTTTGGATTCTAGAGATGAAAAGTTAGTTTCAAAGGAAACAGGGATGTCACAATGGTGCAAAGGTGAAACATTGAAATTTGGTATGAAAAAAGTTGattagggtcaaatttccaacaTGATGAGATGATGAAGCTGCAAGTTTGACTGTTAGCCCTTATATACAGTGAATAAGGGGACTGTGGGTTGTGTGTGTGACTGTTTATATAGGGAATGTAGGTGCTATGCCATTATTGGAAAGGTGATAATATAAAAAAGCACATAAGAATAAAAACTAGTTGACCAGAAGTCTTCATTGATTCCATGAGGATTAAGAGTGCTGAGCTTAAAGATCAATAATTTTTGGCCCATAGTTCTATGGCTTTCTGTGTTACCCTGGTGTATTTAGTTTGATTTGCTCCGTTGTTACAAACTTGAGTCAGTTGACTGATACTGCTATATATATAGACACTATCATGCCACTGCCACAGAAAATATGGTTCTCCCACACCAATACCAGCAGAGGGTTGGAAGGCTTTAAAGGGAAAGAAGAGCAAACATGATCTGTGAGATTGATCACTGGTAGtgttcaaaaataaataaacagagTTCCGATTGATCACCAGATATTCTGTGGTATCAAAACACTTGCTACTGATTGCATGGGGAGCAGATGGATAACCCTGAAGTGAGCTGTGCTTTTACCTGGTTAGCAACAGGTATCAAAGTGTTGCTATGGGAGATCACTTGATTATGTACCTTTTCACTTGTAAAGAACTGCAAGGTGATCATTGTTTTCGTTATGCTATTTCAGCAACAGCACGAGATtagctgaaaaattcaggcctgaacaggaTTAGAGCACAAGGTTGACGTGACCattgcagtttttttcaatagATATATAAactaacaagtaatcgcaaaatcaaatatttttcagtcTGCACTTTACAAAAGCCTCGATGTTTACTTAAGATCTCGCATTTGATAACAGAATAAAATATTCCAAAGTTAGGTTTGAAAACTATTCAAAATCCCCCCGTGGAAATTGTTCAACATAAAAAGCCAACAACTTTCGCGCCATAACAATGTTTTGAACTTTGCGCTCAATCCTCGTTGTCTTTTACTTCCGATCGAATGTTGTtgacgaaaaaaaagaaaaacttcgaCGATCGCTTAAGGAAAAAAGAAGCCGAAATATTTCGATTTGATATAAGTGTCAAACATGCCTGTACGATATATTAATTGAGAATATAAGCTTGCCTTTGAATGTCTTCACGAAAGTCACTCAGTCGCTTGGTGAATCTCTCCTTTCCTGTTTACAAATGGCAAGCGACCATGAAAGATCAACTTCACTTCCTTCGGTAACAAAATTCAGCTTTAATACTGCTATAAAGAGAAAAGACTTCataagaaacgaaaaaaatcatAGCAAAGATTAAGTTCCATCAGTCTGTCTTGCTCCTGGCAATCAGAAAGAAGAGAATAGCAAAGCAAAGTGCATTTCCGTCCAACAAGAACACGATGTGTGCGCGCTGTTTTACCTGAATCATCTTTCCGCCGGAAGCCGTGAATTACTGATAAATTGATCTTTGTTTTGGTGCCAGAAGATCGAAAAATGATTCTTTGCGAGAGACTAGCGCTATTTCTCTCGACAAACCCAAGTTCTCTCGTGTCTTTTTGCACGATATCTTCCCACGTACAACGCTTGAAGAATAAGCGTGCAGCACCTGGCGATATACtggatgtgacgtcacatcaaCTTCCTCTTTGATTAGCCTCGCTTCGACGAATAGCCAAGGGACtgggaaaaaatttacaatgaCGCAGGGTAGGGCAGTAGAATGAGCGACATTTAGGATAGAGGGGAAGAGAGGGTGAGTTTGAATTGTCGTTCGCCTTTATCAGGGAAATGACACCACCTCTCGTGGGCGTCAATAagattattatttcaagttttgcgGACAGTTTCAGCAAGGAAAACATTCTAAAGATTTCTCGAGGCGAAACTAAAATCTTGCGAGATACTAGACCTCTGTTACGTTTTATGAGAAACTAAAGAAATGCGAGAATGCTACACGTTCGGAATTTGCTCTGTTCGTAGATCAAACGTCGAAAATCAGGGACCGAATTTTCAAGAGCATTGCCTTTTTTAACTGCAAATGACCTACTCACTTGGCAAATTTTCCTAGAAGCTAAAATTTCGGAGCGTCTGGACACCAAGGATAATTTCGAAAATTCGAAGGCGGCgaacttgtttttgtttttgagcgAACTACAAATAGGAATAAATCCACAGAAGCATGAAAGTACAGGTTCACAAAGTTACAATTTAATAGTGAGGAACCTAAGGAAATAGCATGACGTCAGTTTCGCTTTCtgttcttttgctttcagaaCAGAACCGCCTTATCAAGTACTACGTAGATGAAAAAAGGAGGTGGGAATGCCGAGGACAATGTTGTGATAAGTTATACACAAATCCAATAAACTTATTTTTTAAAGGAGGGAGATACTTCAGGAAAAAGGGCATCTAGTTGCCTTGAGGTTGTCCGATCTAGTCCAGAAACAGGGTACTTAACTGCTCACAAGGAAGATGTCGCATTTAAAATAGTCTGAAATGCTCAAATGTATTCTAATTGTTCATATCGTCTGGACGAGACTCATTTCCCACACCCTTTCCTTCCCCAGGAAGTTCCGGCAAACCCAGTCAAATTCATGATAACTTTTTCCTTGCAGGTTTGGGAATGATAACAGATTTTCCTATTTCTATGCGAAGTTCGTGATTTCAATATATAGTTTATGTATCCACTAGCGAGCCACACATAAAGGAAAACTCATAAAAGAacaacttatttttatttgtttcaaagagaacaaaaattaattacagtGTTTTGTTTACTAACTATCACCACAGTTACTGTGAGAGACCAAAAAAAGGTTCAAAATCTATTAAATGGAAGACTTCTTCCACGACGCAAGTGACACTTATCACTTGAACTTTTGGTATACAACATCTTTTATTTCTGTACTTCAACATTAAAGTTTAAAAACTGATTACGTGGATAATACTTAAACTTACGTGTATTATAGATATCTCAATTCAAAATGTTACATTTAGTTTGACCGTTTTTCGGGCAAAAACTGCCTTTTTAAAGACCAACTTCTCTGAACGACAAAATTACGCTGGTAGCTGGTTTTTGATAATAGCCTTAGCATACACAGTATGCAGAAAAAAACTTCCTAACGAACACATCCATACCTAGTTAATAGTGTGCTTTCAAAGTTTTGGAAATTGCGCGAATCAATGTgattcaagaaaataatgactAACTGCCATTAAAACGCTTGATACAAGCTACAAAATCGTCACCGAAGTAACACGACGTTTTGGTtatcaacaaagaaaacttcaAAAACTAACATAACGCACTGAAGTCGAGAGATCCCGCTACAAAACTCTCTGCCTCAACAGCTGGCAGGTTGAGAAGATCTTCGACATCAGGCGACATGACAGGTTCTCCACACACCGACTCCTCACAGCTATCCTCGTGCTTCATCATCGGATCGTAGCCAAGGATTTTGGGGATGTTGCACATGAACTGATACACATATCGTTTGCCATGAACTTTCTCTATGACGTTCTTGCCATAGTAGTACCTCAGGCCACGGCTGAGTTTCTCGTAGTTCATTGTGGgcttgttcttcttctttcccCACATCTTTGCTACAGTGGAAGGTTGAAGGATTTTGAACTCGTAGTCCTCATCGTGTGTCCACTTGATGAGGTTTGTGCAGTTTGGATCGATGATAAGCTCCAAGAGGAACTGCCAGAGCTGGATTGGTCCATCACCTAGCgaacaagaaaaatgactcATAAGCCAATAGTCAACAATGAGATTCCCTTATCAAAATAAGTACGATTCCGCGCCTAGTTTTGTTCGGTAACTAGCGTTTACCACTGATCGGTCGATTTCGTTGGTGTTTTTCACTCCCTGAAGTGACGTTGTCTCAATTTGTAATGGCCAAGGAGTTGCCGCTGTGGAAGCAAGTCAAACAGTAACACATACCTCGATATTTAACAGGCGGCTTCGGTCCACGCTTCTTTCTGGGTTTGGGTGGAGTAACATCATGTGATTCTGAAAGAAGAATAATGATCAATTAATAATCTTTTTTGCCATTCCTCTACTcacataaaaaaattgatagcACGTTGCAGTGCTTCTTTATGTGAAATTATCCGTTACCTGTTTTAACCACAACATGCGGCTTCTTCTCCTCCTTTTCAGCTTTCGGCAGAGGTGAATCGGCAGCTCTCATAATATCCAAGATTTCTACAGCAGAAAAGAAGCACGAAGGTGAGAACACAACAAAAATCTCGGCAAGGGAGGGACCAAACACATGCGTTTGGGAGAAACAGAccaagacaaaattaatgaatgtgCAGATTTCACATACCTTCGAAGTCACTTTGGAAGCCTTCATCAGTGCTGTAGTCTTGGGAACTGGCTTCGCTGATGGACGGGCTATAAGGAGGACTTCCAACAGAACTGTATCCCAAACCCGGGAACGAGTCGCACGGTGCTGGCGATTTTGTCTCTTCTTTTATGGTCTGCGCTTTTAACGCAAATTGGAACTGCTCGCTCATGATGTCGTCCGAGAGGTCTTCAAAGACAGACAAGTCCGGAAGCTGTTCGCCATCTGCTGAATAGAAACCGAAAACTTTGTTAGGGACAACCAGTTACCAGGGAAGTTGTTCCCTTTTATACACCACAAGGGGCGAATTGACCCGAGGCATTTAACTCAGTTACGAAGGAAGTTTTTGACAAGCTGTCAGTCCAAAAATGATTAATGATAAACTATGGAGAAATGAATTGCATAAATTTAACTTTGGGCCACGAAATGTTAACATTGTTCATTATACTTTTTAATTATACACCATTGACAGGAGCTTGTCACGCCAGGATTGAAAGGAATTGCATTAGCATAATGCTTTCACAGAATAGCGGGGTGCTTACGCAGTAGAGGGTTTCATCATTCCAAGAATTTCACGACAATGAACCCTCACCGTTGTGCACGAAATTGGAGATAGCTTGCGCCTCGTTGAATTTGTCGCCATTGAACAACTCTTCGACAGTTTCGCTATCTGGGCCGTAAAACATTAACTCATCCATGTAGGACCTTCCTTGGGGGAAATCGAAAGCtgcaagacaaaacaaataaaacacaggAAGTTCGAACCAGTCAAAATGAAACGTTGACAGACGCGCCTTAAGCGCTCGAAAGTGAAACCAAACAGGCGgattttcacaatttttgttttctaccTGATGCAATATCCTGGCTAGTTAAATGCATAGGAAATGTTTGCCGTTCATAGCCTGGTACTGGAGTCGCCTCTGGGACTGTGGGTTGATTTGCGGCATGGAGCATACTCAACTGAGAAATTTGACTCAACTTGTAAAAAgcctttgaaaacaataagaaAAGCATGTTAATACAAAACTCGTGAGCGTCGCGTGGGTGTACACTTTAAGTGTCGATGCACGCACGATCGAACATTCGACCTATGTTCGGCAAGAAGAAAAAGCCGTGCTTTAAGGTCGTTAATATTTGGAAAACACACAAGACACAGACAAGACCGAAATTAGTGTTTTGATGCGGATCTTAACACGCGAGGATCTAGAGTGTGAAAATCGCTTTAGCCCGGTGATCTGAAAAACGAACACTCACCTCAACTTGTAGGGCAAGAGGAAACTGTTCAGGCATCTTTAACTCCTGAGAAATAATGCGGAGCAAGTTAGTTCCAATCGAAAAGCTTTCCATTGCGGAAGTCTTAACCCACACTTGTTTTGAGTGGAAAAGGGAGCGTGAAATTCACACACAAAACAATCCATTTCTCGCTCAGAGAGTTTAAATTGAAGCTGTGAATACTTACTCTTAAAATTTTGATCGGTTTGAAGAATTTTGTTCGTCTataaagacaaagaaagaacCGTGTGCAACTTATTGTCACGAGTGAAGCAACACTAGCGAAGCGCACAAGTTTTGTTGAATCTTCGATGAAACGGGGCTGTCCCTGCTACTGGTGGCTGATTGGTTAATACTTGAAAAATAGACATATATTTTGATAGCACTTACGTCATCTTGACGTTTCCTATGGGTGCGGGGGAAGTACTTATCTCCggctgaccaatcacagcgtTGCATATGTGAAAGGTAATTTTCCGATCACGTCCGCACAGAGAGCGCCATGCTTTCTTGGTAATACCTTTAAGTGCGCATGCGCGTCGCTTGATATTTGATTGGCTGGCCTTAAGTATCATGTGTCCATTAATAACTTTATCTTTTAAATCGACACCTGTTTCCAAGAATCATTCATGACCAAGGGATATTTGCCTTCATCAAAAAAGGCTTACACAATGGTTTTAACTTTTAGTTTCTATCTTTCCCTGAAATGAAGGGCTCGATGTACCCTggtttttggttaaaaaacaaTTCGCGTTTGAAGTCGAACATGTCATTTATTTCGGTGTACATGAACGTCGATATCCTTGGTCCAAACTGGTTTGACCAAACCGATTGCCATTTGAATACCcaaaaataggtttttatCTGTTCCGAAGACAATGAAATCGAAATGTCAGAATCAACAAAAAATGTCGGGTATTTCCGTGAAACATGGCACGAACGTGATGTGAATATCAAGTAGCTTTCAGGCACTTCTTAGAATTTCAATAATTGAGTACCTTTGGAAGATAGCACAATAAGACTCCACCCCCTCTATGGACCAGGCGGTTGGAGCAAGGCCAGCTGGCAGCTCTTTCGTAATAAAACAACAATAGGGCTTTTTAGCCAAAGGCCACGGGCTATTATGGCTTGCACCAAAAATTCAATGCTATTAGCATCAATTTTCCGCGTCGTGGATGATATATCAAGATAATGATGACACGAAAGGACGGCTTAAAACAGCGTCTAGAAACAATATTCTTAATgaagtataaaaaaaaacaaaaatgtgtaAACTGAATATTTACTGAGATCgttgttttgaagaaattcTGGTGGTTCAAGAGCGTGAGAAAGTTGACTCTCTGTCAGTACCATATCCCTAAATATCACAAACGAAAACGAAATATGTATGTTTGCGAGAAAACCTTGAGGGTATTCACACGTTTCAAACTCTTTGAAAACAAGGCATAAACCGGTTCTGGTTGGCACATCAAAAACAATCAGTGACGTCCAACCACAAGGGACCTGGGAATGAGCTTGGGTGACCTTTGGAATAGCGCTTTCACCCCATTTTTCACTCGGCCAAAATATCAATCCATCTAAACACATTTGTTTCGCA
This sequence is a window from Acropora palmata chromosome 9, jaAcrPala1.3, whole genome shotgun sequence. Protein-coding genes within it:
- the LOC141893200 gene encoding uncharacterized protein LOC141893200 isoform X1, with translation MPEQFPLALQVEAFYKLSQISQLSMLHAANQPTVPEATPVPGYERQTFPMHLTSQDIASAFDFPQGRSYMDELMFYGPDSETVEELFNGDKFNEAQAISNFVHNADGEQLPDLSVFEDLSDDIMSEQFQFALKAQTIKEETKSPAPCDSFPGLGYSSVGSPPYSPSISEASSQDYSTDEGFQSDFEEILDIMRAADSPLPKAEKEEKKPHVVVKTESHDVTPPKPRKKRGPKPPVKYRGDGPIQLWQFLLELIIDPNCTNLIKWTHDEDYEFKILQPSTVAKMWGKKKNKPTMNYEKLSRGLRYYYGKNVIEKVHGKRYVYQFMCNIPKILGYDPMMKHEDSCEESVCGEPVMSPDVEDLLNLPAVEAESFVAGSLDFSALC
- the LOC141893200 gene encoding uncharacterized protein LOC141893200 isoform X2, with amino-acid sequence MPEQFPLALQVEAFYKLSQISQLSMLHAANQPTVPEATPVPGYERQTFPMHLTSQDIASAFDFPQGRSYMDELMFYGPDSETVEELFNGDKFNEAQAISNFVHNDGEQLPDLSVFEDLSDDIMSEQFQFALKAQTIKEETKSPAPCDSFPGLGYSSVGSPPYSPSISEASSQDYSTDEGFQSDFEEILDIMRAADSPLPKAEKEEKKPHVVVKTESHDVTPPKPRKKRGPKPPVKYRGDGPIQLWQFLLELIIDPNCTNLIKWTHDEDYEFKILQPSTVAKMWGKKKNKPTMNYEKLSRGLRYYYGKNVIEKVHGKRYVYQFMCNIPKILGYDPMMKHEDSCEESVCGEPVMSPDVEDLLNLPAVEAESFVAGSLDFSALC